The DNA window TCCTGGGTCATCGCGCCGTAGGTTTCTACCGATCCGATACCGTAGATGCACGACACCGAGGCCACGATGATCACATCATCGCGTTCAAGCAGAGCACGGGTGGCGGAGTGGCGCATCCGGTCGATCTGTTCGTTGATCTGGCTCTCTTTCTCGATATATGTATCGGACCGCGCGACATAGGCTTCGGGCTGATAATAGTCGTAGTAGGACACGAAGTACTCGACCGCATTGTCCGGAAAGAACCCTTTGAATTCACCGTAAAGCTGGGCTGCAAGCGTCTTGTTCGGCGCCAGAATGATCGCCGGGCGCTGGGTTTTTTCGATGACCTTCGCCATGGTAAAGGTTTTGCCGGTGCCGGTCGCGCCGAGCAGAACCTGGTCGCGTTCTCCTGACACGAGGCCATCGGAAAGCTCGGTGATCGCGGTGGGCTGGTCGCCGGCCGGCTCAAATTCCGTTTTGAGCACGAACTTTCGGCCGCCTTCCAGCTTTGGCCGGCTGCGGACATCAGGCGCGGGGTTGGCCATGACGGCCGGGGCTTCCGAAGAATCGGTCTGGGCGTAGGGCATATGCTCTCCGTGGGGGTTGTCTCTAAGGTGTCACGTTTTGCCGCGCGTTCAAGAGCCCCCGGCGCACAGCTGTCAGAAACTGACAGTACCGGCCGGAGTTTCTTTGCAATACGTGATGCCCTAAGGTCAGGCACAGACTGGAACACGGACGATATCATGCAGAGCCGGTTGGCGGTTATCATGTTTGCGGACATCGTGGGTTTTTCCGCCATGATGGAAGCCGATCAGGCGGGCACGGTGCGGATCGTGCGCGCGCTGCGGTCGGATACGTTCGAGCCGGTCATTTCAGCGCATGGCGGCGAGGTGCTCAAGCGGCTTGGAGATGGCTGGATTATCGCCTTTGCCTCAGTCGCAGCCTGCGTGGACGGAGCGATGCAGGCGCAGAAAGCACTTCTGAGCGTCCCGGGCGTGCAGCTGCGCGTCGGATGTCATATCGGCGATATCGTACAGGATGATGAGGATATTTACGGCAGCGGGATCAATATCGCGGAGCGGATTCAGGCCGAGACCCCGCCGGGCGGTGTCATGGTTTCCGAGGATGTCTATCGTCAGCTTTCAGGGGCGGCGGCCGGGGCGCTGAAAGAAGCCGGTGTCTTCCGCCTGAAAAACATCTCCGCACCGGTGCGGCTTTATCAGTGGCGCCCCGCTGATCAGACTTCTGCAAACACCGGAGAGGCGACTTCAATCGCTGTGGCTGCCATAGAACACGCGCCCCGGGATGCCGACACAGCCGCCATTGCCGGTGATCTGCGCGAACAGCTCTTTGTGCGTCTGTCGCGGCGGACCGGGATTGTTGTCTATGACGCCCTCGCCCGCGACGTGGGAGACGCGACCTATGATCTGCGCAGCAGGCTCCGGGTCGCCGGGGACCGCGGCAGGCTCAGCCTCACTCTTGTCCTGCGATCGGATGGCCGGCCCGTCTGGTCAGAAAGCTATGACCGCAGCACAGCGGATATTTTCGATTTCTGCGACGGGGTGCTGGAACGTGCGGAATCAGACCTGCGGCTGCAGACAAACGCCTTTGATGGTGACCGGCTTGCGCATATCCCTGATGAAGCGCTGAGCGTGTCCGAACTGCGCTCCCGCGCGGCACAACTCTTTTACAGGGTATCCTATGAGAGCTGGATACACGGTCGCAATCTGATGCGTCGCGCGCTGCAGCTGAACCCGGGGGATGGTGTGGCGCTTGCCATGCTGGCAGAGGCGGAAGTCATGCTGGCTGCCGCGCGCTATGAGCAGGTTCCGCAAGACCTCAGTGAAGAACTGGCGCGCGGGCTGGATCACGCGATCGAGCAGAACCCGGGCAGTGATTATGTGTTCTGGGCACGCGGGATATTCCGGGTGATCTGCACCGATGATATCCGCGGCGCACGTGCGGATCTGGAGAGTTCGCGGCGCAACAATCCCGCCTATACCGAGGCGCATGAACTGGAAGGCCATATCCTGATGGCCGAAGGAGACTGCGCGGGTGCGGCCAGGCAGTTTGAAGTGTTTCAGAACCAGTCACAAAATCCGCTGTTGCCAAACCGGCTGTTTCTGAACGCTGTGGCACTTTACTGTGACGGTCGGGCCGGGGAGGCGATGACCCTCGCGCGCCGGGCTGCTGATGTCCGGCCGGGTGACCGGGTGCTGCATGCAATGGTGTCCCACGCAGCCCGGGCTGCGGGTGACGATGAAACAGCAGGAAGGTATCGCGCCCGCGCCGACGGTCTTGTTCCCGCGCCGTCGATCTGCGCCCGCGCTCCCCTGGTGCCGGAGCCGCATCAGGATCTGGTGCAGGCACTGGCCCGCGAGTCGCGCCCGGGCTGAGGCCGGGGTCACAGCAATCCGAGGGTCCGGAAAGAGCTTTCGGCATTTTTGCCGATGATCACGTGATCATGCACCCTGGTATCGATTGCCTGGCAGGCCAGCACGATGTTATCGGTCATCTCTATGTCGGCATTGCTGGGTGAGGGATCGCCGGAGGGGTGGTTGTGTACCAGAATCAGGGCCGCCGCATTGAGCTCCAGGGCGCGTTTGACGACTTCGCGGGGATAAACCGGCACATGGTTGATGGTGCCGCGTGCCTGCTCCTCATCAGCGATCACGACGTTCTTATTGTCGAGAAAAAGGATACGGAATTGTTCTGTGTCGCGGTGCGCCATTGAAGTGCGGCAGTAGTCAATAAGGTCGTCCCAGCAGGAGAGTACGCAGCGCTGCAGCACCCGTGCCTGGGCCATCCGCTGAGCAAACGCCTCGACGAGGCGCAGCTGAAAAAACAC is part of the Roseobacter ponti genome and encodes:
- a CDS encoding adenylate/guanylate cyclase domain-containing protein; the protein is MQSRLAVIMFADIVGFSAMMEADQAGTVRIVRALRSDTFEPVISAHGGEVLKRLGDGWIIAFASVAACVDGAMQAQKALLSVPGVQLRVGCHIGDIVQDDEDIYGSGINIAERIQAETPPGGVMVSEDVYRQLSGAAAGALKEAGVFRLKNISAPVRLYQWRPADQTSANTGEATSIAVAAIEHAPRDADTAAIAGDLREQLFVRLSRRTGIVVYDALARDVGDATYDLRSRLRVAGDRGRLSLTLVLRSDGRPVWSESYDRSTADIFDFCDGVLERAESDLRLQTNAFDGDRLAHIPDEALSVSELRSRAAQLFYRVSYESWIHGRNLMRRALQLNPGDGVALAMLAEAEVMLAAARYEQVPQDLSEELARGLDHAIEQNPGSDYVFWARGIFRVICTDDIRGARADLESSRRNNPAYTEAHELEGHILMAEGDCAGAARQFEVFQNQSQNPLLPNRLFLNAVALYCDGRAGEAMTLARRAADVRPGDRVLHAMVSHAARAAGDDETAGRYRARADGLVPAPSICARAPLVPEPHQDLVQALARESRPG
- the radC gene encoding RadC family protein, whose product is MPAWAETKPLAQGEFATRGGGPSPHYTGHRQRLRTRFLSGGHAPMPEYELLELLLCNAIERIDVKPLAKKLLETFGDLNGVVAASEHRLLQVRGTTRKVFFQLRLVEAFAQRMAQARVLQRCVLSCWDDLIDYCRTSMAHRDTEQFRILFLDNKNVVIADEEQARGTINHVPVYPREVVKRALELNAAALILVHNHPSGDPSPSNADIEMTDNIVLACQAIDTRVHDHVIIGKNAESSFRTLGLL